A window from Triticum aestivum cultivar Chinese Spring chromosome 6D, IWGSC CS RefSeq v2.1, whole genome shotgun sequence encodes these proteins:
- the LOC123145344 gene encoding uncharacterized protein isoform X1 produces MAPPARNLNPNPNTNNPDPPFDMGILFGSPPTAAPTFPAAVGPPPPFGPYSHPSVISSFHGGPYLHHPSVISPFHGGPYLHYTQDLHPPMPHPAISFPTPRPAISFPIPDLNANPSAALPGSYLHYPQDLRYFIPCSVNSYRRDRNLSVNLRAALGRLQDRQSPMASSGNSIHTLNPNTNLNLSANPSAASHGRYLQNAQDIRHSMPRPVISSAMPNRSDNSRTVAGAKPEQNKGAPNGRQNNSNDVIHLSDSDSDSDDFFEEEAPPTHSKSNGKASSDSLKTGGKASSFSNGEGSKGGKAFSAGKGGKGSASNAKPAMSDAELKLQLDMPPNSILLSNCEAAEMLQKIQGHMAILSEDPTIKIPESFDKAFQYAKEGNHFTSAKLVKEILEPLKDYGVNDGEICMIANIGPETIEEVYALIPSLKATRSINEGKIVEALAALANIKASK; encoded by the exons atggCGCCTCCAGCCAGAAACCTTAACCCTAATCCGAACACTAACAACCCCGATCCTCCCTTCGACATGGGTATTCTCTTCGGTTCGCCTCCTACCGCTGCGCCCACGTTCCCTGCCGCCGTcggcccgccgccgccgttcggcCCTTACTCCCACCCCTCGGTCATCTCTTCCTTTCACGGCGGCCCCTACCTCCACCACCCCTCGGTCATCTCTCCCTTTCACGGCGGCCCCTACCTCCACTACACGCAGGATCTTCATCCCCCTATGCCCCACCCAGCCATCTCCTTCCCCACGCCCCGGCCAGCCATCTCCTTCCCCATTCCAGATCTAAatgcaaaccctagcgccgccttgCCTGGCAGCTACCTTCACTACCCGCAGGATCTCCGATACTTCATACCCTGCTCAGTCAACTCCTACAGGCGAGACCGGAACCTGAGTGTTAACCTCAGAGCCGCCTTGGGCCGCCTGCAGGATCGCCAATCTCCCATGGCCAGCTCAGGCAACTCCATCCACACACTGAACCCAAACACAAACCTGAACCTGAGCGCcaaccccagcgccgcctcgcACGGCCGCTACCTTCAGAACGCGCAGGATATTCGACATTCCATGCCCCGCCCAGTAATATCCTCTGCCATGCCAAACCGGAGCGACAACTCCCGCACCGTCGCAGGTGCCAAACCTGAACAGAATAAAG GAGCACCGAACGGAAGGCAGAACAATTCTAATGATGTTATTCACCtttctgattctgattctgattctgatg ATTTTTTTGAAGAAGAGGCTCCCCCCACACACTCCAAGTCAAATGGGAAAGCTTCATCTGATAGCCTAAAAACTGGTGGAAAGGCTTCATCCTTTTCTAATG GAGAAGGTAGCAAAGGAGGGAAGGCATTTAGTGCTGGGAAAGGCGGGAAGGGCTCCGCATCAAATGCAAAGCCTGCAATGTCTGATGCAGAACTAAAGCTTCAGCTTG ATATGCCTCCAAATTCTATATTGTTATCGAACTGTGAAGCAGCAGAAATGTTGCAGAAAATTCAAGGACATATGGCTATCTTATCAGAGGATCCGACTATAAAAATTCCCGA GTCGTTTGACAAGGCCTTTCAATATGCAAAAGAAGGAAATCACTTCACCTCTGCGAAGTTGGTGAAAGAAATCCTGGA ACCTCTTAAAGACTATGGTGTTAATGATGGCGAG ATATGCATGATAGCAAACATTGGGCCTGAGACCATCGAAGAGGTTTATGCACTGATACCGTCTCTCAAG GCTACTAGGTCGATCAATGAAGGCAAGATCGTGGAGGCTCTTGCTGCCCTCGCTAACATAAAAGCCTCCAAGTGA
- the LOC123145344 gene encoding DNA-directed RNA polymerases IV and V subunit 4-like isoform X4 encodes MANRGGKGSYPPSKSGAPNGRQNNSNDVIHLSDSDSDSDDFFEEEAPPTHSKSNGKASSDSLKTGGKASSFSNGSKGGKAFSAGKGGKGSASNAKPAMSDAELKLQLDMPPNSILLSNCEAAEMLQKIQGHMAILSEDPTIKIPESFDKAFQYAKEGNHFTSAKLVKEILEPLKDYGVNDGEICMIANIGPETIEEVYALIPSLKATRSINEGKIVEALAALANIKASK; translated from the exons ATGGCGAACAGGGGAGGGAAAGGGTCCTACCCCCCGTCCAAGTCAG GAGCACCGAACGGAAGGCAGAACAATTCTAATGATGTTATTCACCtttctgattctgattctgattctgatg ATTTTTTTGAAGAAGAGGCTCCCCCCACACACTCCAAGTCAAATGGGAAAGCTTCATCTGATAGCCTAAAAACTGGTGGAAAGGCTTCATCCTTTTCTAATG GTAGCAAAGGAGGGAAGGCATTTAGTGCTGGGAAAGGCGGGAAGGGCTCCGCATCAAATGCAAAGCCTGCAATGTCTGATGCAGAACTAAAGCTTCAGCTTG ATATGCCTCCAAATTCTATATTGTTATCGAACTGTGAAGCAGCAGAAATGTTGCAGAAAATTCAAGGACATATGGCTATCTTATCAGAGGATCCGACTATAAAAATTCCCGA GTCGTTTGACAAGGCCTTTCAATATGCAAAAGAAGGAAATCACTTCACCTCTGCGAAGTTGGTGAAAGAAATCCTGGA ACCTCTTAAAGACTATGGTGTTAATGATGGCGAG ATATGCATGATAGCAAACATTGGGCCTGAGACCATCGAAGAGGTTTATGCACTGATACCGTCTCTCAAG GCTACTAGGTCGATCAATGAAGGCAAGATCGTGGAGGCTCTTGCTGCCCTCGCTAACATAAAAGCCTCCAAGTGA
- the LOC123145344 gene encoding uncharacterized protein isoform X2, giving the protein MAPPARNLNPNPNTNNPDPPFDMGILFGSPPTAAPTFPAAVGPPPPFGPYSHPSVISSFHGGPYLHHPSVISPFHGGPYLHYTQDLHPPMPHPAISFPTPRPAISFPIPDLNANPSAALPGSYLHYPQDLRYFIPCSVNSYRRDRNLSVNLRAALGRLQDRQSPMASSGNSIHTLNPNTNLNLSANPSAASHGRYLQNAQDIRHSMPRPVISSAMPNRSDNSRTVAGAKPEQNKGAPNGRQNNSNDVIHLSDSDSDSDDFFEEEAPPTHSKSNGKASSDSLKTGGKASSFSNGSKGGKAFSAGKGGKGSASNAKPAMSDAELKLQLDMPPNSILLSNCEAAEMLQKIQGHMAILSEDPTIKIPESFDKAFQYAKEGNHFTSAKLVKEILEPLKDYGVNDGEICMIANIGPETIEEVYALIPSLKATRSINEGKIVEALAALANIKASK; this is encoded by the exons atggCGCCTCCAGCCAGAAACCTTAACCCTAATCCGAACACTAACAACCCCGATCCTCCCTTCGACATGGGTATTCTCTTCGGTTCGCCTCCTACCGCTGCGCCCACGTTCCCTGCCGCCGTcggcccgccgccgccgttcggcCCTTACTCCCACCCCTCGGTCATCTCTTCCTTTCACGGCGGCCCCTACCTCCACCACCCCTCGGTCATCTCTCCCTTTCACGGCGGCCCCTACCTCCACTACACGCAGGATCTTCATCCCCCTATGCCCCACCCAGCCATCTCCTTCCCCACGCCCCGGCCAGCCATCTCCTTCCCCATTCCAGATCTAAatgcaaaccctagcgccgccttgCCTGGCAGCTACCTTCACTACCCGCAGGATCTCCGATACTTCATACCCTGCTCAGTCAACTCCTACAGGCGAGACCGGAACCTGAGTGTTAACCTCAGAGCCGCCTTGGGCCGCCTGCAGGATCGCCAATCTCCCATGGCCAGCTCAGGCAACTCCATCCACACACTGAACCCAAACACAAACCTGAACCTGAGCGCcaaccccagcgccgcctcgcACGGCCGCTACCTTCAGAACGCGCAGGATATTCGACATTCCATGCCCCGCCCAGTAATATCCTCTGCCATGCCAAACCGGAGCGACAACTCCCGCACCGTCGCAGGTGCCAAACCTGAACAGAATAAAG GAGCACCGAACGGAAGGCAGAACAATTCTAATGATGTTATTCACCtttctgattctgattctgattctgatg ATTTTTTTGAAGAAGAGGCTCCCCCCACACACTCCAAGTCAAATGGGAAAGCTTCATCTGATAGCCTAAAAACTGGTGGAAAGGCTTCATCCTTTTCTAATG GTAGCAAAGGAGGGAAGGCATTTAGTGCTGGGAAAGGCGGGAAGGGCTCCGCATCAAATGCAAAGCCTGCAATGTCTGATGCAGAACTAAAGCTTCAGCTTG ATATGCCTCCAAATTCTATATTGTTATCGAACTGTGAAGCAGCAGAAATGTTGCAGAAAATTCAAGGACATATGGCTATCTTATCAGAGGATCCGACTATAAAAATTCCCGA GTCGTTTGACAAGGCCTTTCAATATGCAAAAGAAGGAAATCACTTCACCTCTGCGAAGTTGGTGAAAGAAATCCTGGA ACCTCTTAAAGACTATGGTGTTAATGATGGCGAG ATATGCATGATAGCAAACATTGGGCCTGAGACCATCGAAGAGGTTTATGCACTGATACCGTCTCTCAAG GCTACTAGGTCGATCAATGAAGGCAAGATCGTGGAGGCTCTTGCTGCCCTCGCTAACATAAAAGCCTCCAAGTGA
- the LOC123145344 gene encoding DNA-directed RNA polymerases IV and V subunit 4-like isoform X3 has protein sequence MANRGGKGSYPPSKSGAPNGRQNNSNDVIHLSDSDSDSDDFFEEEAPPTHSKSNGKASSDSLKTGGKASSFSNGEGSKGGKAFSAGKGGKGSASNAKPAMSDAELKLQLDMPPNSILLSNCEAAEMLQKIQGHMAILSEDPTIKIPESFDKAFQYAKEGNHFTSAKLVKEILEPLKDYGVNDGEICMIANIGPETIEEVYALIPSLKATRSINEGKIVEALAALANIKASK, from the exons ATGGCGAACAGGGGAGGGAAAGGGTCCTACCCCCCGTCCAAGTCAG GAGCACCGAACGGAAGGCAGAACAATTCTAATGATGTTATTCACCtttctgattctgattctgattctgatg ATTTTTTTGAAGAAGAGGCTCCCCCCACACACTCCAAGTCAAATGGGAAAGCTTCATCTGATAGCCTAAAAACTGGTGGAAAGGCTTCATCCTTTTCTAATG GAGAAGGTAGCAAAGGAGGGAAGGCATTTAGTGCTGGGAAAGGCGGGAAGGGCTCCGCATCAAATGCAAAGCCTGCAATGTCTGATGCAGAACTAAAGCTTCAGCTTG ATATGCCTCCAAATTCTATATTGTTATCGAACTGTGAAGCAGCAGAAATGTTGCAGAAAATTCAAGGACATATGGCTATCTTATCAGAGGATCCGACTATAAAAATTCCCGA GTCGTTTGACAAGGCCTTTCAATATGCAAAAGAAGGAAATCACTTCACCTCTGCGAAGTTGGTGAAAGAAATCCTGGA ACCTCTTAAAGACTATGGTGTTAATGATGGCGAG ATATGCATGATAGCAAACATTGGGCCTGAGACCATCGAAGAGGTTTATGCACTGATACCGTCTCTCAAG GCTACTAGGTCGATCAATGAAGGCAAGATCGTGGAGGCTCTTGCTGCCCTCGCTAACATAAAAGCCTCCAAGTGA